The following DNA comes from Bos indicus isolate NIAB-ARS_2022 breed Sahiwal x Tharparkar chromosome 3, NIAB-ARS_B.indTharparkar_mat_pri_1.0, whole genome shotgun sequence.
atgatggtgtgatcactcacctagagccagacatcctggaatgtgaagtcaagtgggccttaggaagcatcactatgaacaaagctagtggaggtgatggaattccagttgaggtatttcaaatcctgaaagatgatgctgtgaaagtgctacactcaacatgccaacaaatttggaaaactcagcagtggccacaggactggaaaaggtcagttttcattccaatcccaaagaaagacaatgccaaagaatgctcaaactactgcacaattgcactcatctcacatgctagtaaagtaatgctcaaaattctccaagccaggcttcagcaatacatgaaccatgaacttccaaatgttcaagctggtttcagaaaaggcagaggaaccagagatcaaattgccaacatccacgggatcatcaaaaaagcaagagagctccagaaaaacatctaggtctgctttattgactatgccaaagcctttgactgtgtggatcacaataaactgtgggaaattctgaaagagatgggaataccagaccacctgacctgcctcttgagaaaactgtatgcaggtcaggaaacaacagttagaactagacacggaacaacagactggttccaaataggaaaaggagtacgtcaaggctgtatattgttaccctgcttatttaacttatatgcagagtacagcatgagaaacgctgggctggaagaagcacaagctgaaataaagactgccaggagaaatatcaataacctcagatatgcaggtgacatcacccttgtggtagaaagtgaagaggaactaaaaagcctcttgatgaaagtgaaagaggagagtggagtcccttggactgcaaggagatccaactagtccattttaaaggagatcagttctgggtgttctttggaaggactgatgctaaagctgaaactccaatactttggccacctcatgtgaagagttgactcatttgaaaataccctgatgcttggaaagattgagggcaggagaagaaggggatgacagaggatgagatggctggatggcatcaccgactcgatggacatgtgtttgagtgaactccaggagttggtgatggacagggagccctggcgtgctgtgattcatggggttgcaaagagtcagacgtgactgagcaactgaactgaactgaagccttaaTGAATTATTTCTCTGCTTAAGACTCACCTGATGCTTGCCATGGCCTAAATGATCGAGTCTATGCTCATTACCAAGGTACCCAATACCTTTTTCTTCCTATTGTTTGCAAACCAGCCTGCCCTCAGACCTTATCACACGTGTCCCCTGGTTGTACAAAACTCTCTCTCGTTTGATCCTTTGTAACTACTACTCCATTTGCTTGCAAAACTCTTCCTAGTTTTCCAACTTCCTACTCTTCTTTGCTTAGCTAATTCCTATTCATCTTTTAAGATTCACATCATGGGCCCTGTTTTTGGAGAAGTTTAGCTTTCAAAGGCTAGTTCAGGTGCTTCTTTAATGGGTCCCCATGACCCTCTATACTTACTCTTGTCATAGCACTTACCACTTGAGTAccattcattgtttatctgtcTCCTTCCTATGTGTGTTCTTTGAGGgtagaaattttttatttctgtatcccTAGTGCTTAACACAGCATTGGCTGCCAGCCCATATTTCCATCAGAGTGCTAAATACATTGGAATGTGATTTGTGTCTTTATTCTTCTATTTCCCCCAAAACACTGTGAGCTTCTTCAGGACTAGGAGTATACCATGTTTGTTCtggtctctttcagttttgtttaccATTTGATATACAACACCAGGAAGATAATTTGACTGGAATGAACATCACTGAGCTTCCACTTTGTGCTAGCTACAGTGCTGTGTGCGCCATGCATATCATATATTACTTCTCACAGGTTCTGTTCCTGTTTCTGGTAGATATTATGtagattttacagagaaggaaatgaggttAAAGGAGACTAAATTACTTGAACTGGCCACAGTTGAAGTACCAAGACTTGAATGTCAATCTTCTGATTCCAAATCCCATGTTCCTCCACTAGAACCACTTCCTATGATGCCAAAAATGAAGAATCAGCTCTAACTTTTGAGATATAAACTAAACTTTGGAGTTCCCTGACTGTCATAAGTCTTGACTCTAGGAGAGAAAGAGACCCCAAAGTATAGATTACCACTAGGAAGGTATTCCCATCAAGCTGAAAGAATCAGAGATGCCAAAGCTGACTTCAAGCCAAAAAGACAGCTATTATTCTGCCTCAATTATAGTTTGAGGGTCAAGCAGGAAGACTTTTTTTCTGTTGTGAATAAGGCCAGGAAGAGGCCCAGTGGTGAGCAACTCCATCTGAAATAAAATCAGATATGAGGAAGCTTCCAGAGACACCAAAGATTCAAGAAACACAGACCtggataaaattttcaaaaaaaatttcatattctGGAGTCATATAATCTTGCCCATATTTCTGACTTGCCCTGCCTGTATATATGTAGTGATTTGAAGTTTAAAGCACCAATGGAAAGAGTTTTGAGTGATTTGTTTTTTGacaggagggagaaggaaacTTCAAATCTTCATCATCACACTCTACACTGAAGACTAAGGCAGAAGAACCTCAAGCAATGTGCTGTGTGGTTGTGGCTCCTGAAGCACAAGAGAGCAGATGGCCTTGCTAGGACTAATAGAGGAAACACAATGAGAAACTGGAAGTTCTGATGAAAGATTCACACTTGAGAGAATGAAAATCTCATAAAGTTTTCCCTGCCCTTCCCTAATTTAACCTCATCCTAGACAGACCTCAGTCAATGACCTGATATTAATCCCGagtgagaaggggacaacagaggatgagatggctggatggcatcactgactcgatggatgtgagtctcagtgaactccgggagttggtgagggacagggaggcctggcatgctgcgattcatgagatcgcaaagagttggacacgactgagcaactgatctgatctgatctgagtatcTAAATAAAATCATCGACCTTGCCAACAACTGAACAATCATGGTGATTGATATGCATCCTAAGCTGGGACAATAGTtggttcatttctctttctgcagCTGTAGGAGAATGCAGGATTTCCTCTGGGAGAACCAGAGCTCCGTGTCTGAGTTCATCCTTCTGGGCTTCTCCAAGGATTCCCAAATTAATACAATCCTCTTCaacatcttcctcttcctctatGTCTCTACTCTTGTGGGCAATGGGCTCATTGTCACCTTAATCCACCTGGACTCCCGCCTCCATACACCCATGTATTTTTTCCTCAGTGTCCTCTCCATGCTGGATATGAGCTATGTCACCACCACTGTGCCCCAGATGTTGGTTCATCTGGTCTGTCAGAAGAAAACTATCTCTTATGTTGGGTGTGTGGCCCAGATGTACATCTTTCTGGTGTTGGGCATCACTGAGGGCTGGCTGTTCTCTGTCATGGCCTATGATAGATATGTGGCCATCTGCTACCCACTCAGGTACAAGGTTATCATGAGCCCATGGCTGTGTGGGGCAATGGTGGTCTTTTGTGGACTGTGGGGGGTGAGCTGCTCTCTAGTTTACACGGTCTTCACTATGCGCCTGCCCTACTGTGGCCCCAATGAGAtcaaccacttcttctgtgaGGTTCCTGCTATTCTGAAGCTGGCCTGTGCAGATACATCCCTCAATGACCAAGTAGATTTCATCCTAGGTTTCATCCTTCTTCTGGTACCCCTTTCCTTCATTCTGGCTTCTTACATCCGCATCTTTGCCACCATATTGAGAGTTCGCTCGGCCCAAGGTTGGCTcaaggccttctccacctgtgcctcCCACATCACTGTGGTCACCGTGTTCTGTGGACCTGCCATGTTTATGTACATGAACCCTGGGGCCAATGCCTCCCCAGAGCGGGACAAGAAACTTGCCCTGTTCTACAACGTCATCTCTGCCTTTCTCAACCCCATTATCTATAGCCTCAGAAACAAAGATGTAAAGAGAGCTTTCCTCAAGCTAACAGGCTGGGGCAGGACCACTGAATGAGGTCACTGGAACACAGAAGGCTACGACCAGACCTGAAACCATAGGTTCTGTGGTCCTTCTACCCCATTCCCTACCATAACCCTATAGATAGGCAAGAATCACTGACTGTTAGGGGAGATGATATGGAAAGTAAGTACCTGGGTGGGACGTGATGACTCCAGTGGGCTCTCTTCAAACATCAAGAGACTAAACTATGGACATCTTGCCGAGGAAAGATCCATGTCTAATTCTTTCCTGTTTCCCCAGGGCCCAGCAAAGAGCCTGACAAATCAAAGCATTTACTCAAAGCAAATGTTGAGTCACTGAATTCATGAGGATTGGACCTATTAAATCAACTCTAGGTAGATGGGACAAGATGGGTCATAGGACCCAGATTAGTGAACtttattttatctcaataaagagCATCAACAGATCTAAAGAAACATAGTTTCGGGGTAAAGGAAAGGTGACCTTTAGAATGGGATTCAAGGGTTGGTGATTGTCCATCCAGTATTTCCATGATGTGCCCCTGCTATGGTGAAGAGATACTTTGAGGGAGTCTCTCAGTATACAGGTAAAATGTCACCCAAAAGAAATTGTAGTGGGTCAGAGCTCATACTTTGCAGCAAACCATCACTTTGGGATTGTTGTGAGAAGTCAGTGTAGGTAACATTCTCAAAACAGTGCTTGATACACTGCTTGCTTTACATAAACATTGTCCTTCTTCTTGTTATAGTTGACTTCTTTTTCCTAACACCTCAGTTACCAAGCAAACAACTGAGACCATTTCCACTTACAGACAGTAGCCATTCTGCTCTCTGGAAAGGGATAGCTCGCAATACAATTGAAAAGGTTGGTATTTGTGTATACTTCATCCTTACGTGGATTTAGTGAGTTCGGTAAGTAGGATCTGTCACCAAGAAGCTTATCAGCGAaactatagaaaaataatatCCCTTCAAGATACCAAAAAAGAGGCCCTGATTGCAAACAACCACTGCTCCTCAAGGATACCTCCATTGATATTCTCCCAGGGTAgagctttcaaaataaatatttgtctatATCTGAATTGAGTAATGATGGTGTTAGTAGAGTACTTTATTCAAGAGGATATCAACAGGTATGGAAAGAGATGGATATCATAAAGGGTGCTGGTTCCTCTTACCAGTGCCAGAGCCTTTTACCCGTGGCTGTGGCCCCTGAGAGTCCCCAGCACCCTCTAGGAGGCACAGAAAAATTGCTCCACAGAATCTTAGGAATTGTACTGGCCACACAGCATCTATCATACCAAGAAAGGCAGGTAACACCGCAGTGAGGCCTGAGTCAGAGAAGTAAGCTTTCACCtttaaagaatcacctgcaagtTTTGGTTTCACTCTTTCTACTAACTagagaacaaacaaaaaggaGGCAGGAGTTCCTGGCATTTATTTTATCCTTGTCATCATCCTGACATCCCACAGTTCATAGAGCCatcccagtctttcccattccaaaTTTAGCTTTGAATTTGAAAGTCTAGATCACCTAGTGGAACAAAGGACAGGTTATTCAAGGAAAC
Coding sequences within:
- the LOC109556894 gene encoding putative olfactory receptor 2B3 gives rise to the protein MQDFLWENQSSVSEFILLGFSKDSQINTILFNIFLFLYVSTLVGNGLIVTLIHLDSRLHTPMYFFLSVLSMLDMSYVTTTVPQMLVHLVCQKKTISYVGCVAQMYIFLVLGITEGWLFSVMAYDRYVAICYPLRYKVIMSPWLCGAMVVFCGLWGVSCSLVYTVFTMRLPYCGPNEINHFFCEVPAILKLACADTSLNDQVDFILGFILLLVPLSFILASYIRIFATILRVRSAQGWLKAFSTCASHITVVTVFCGPAMFMYMNPGANASPERDKKLALFYNVISAFLNPIIYSLRNKDVKRAFLKLTGWGRTTE